Proteins encoded by one window of Arachis hypogaea cultivar Tifrunner chromosome 1, arahy.Tifrunner.gnm2.J5K5, whole genome shotgun sequence:
- the LOC112704075 gene encoding probable xyloglucan galactosyltransferase GT19 codes for MASSTYRIQTILVCLVICLNDAVADVEPNSEGEKRCDKRWIHIRKIPPRFNLDLLSKCSEYPLFDDFCPYLANHGLGQKTHNHSNSWYRTDPSTLELIFHRRMLEYPCLTHDPSLADAIFLPYYASLDALRYLYGPDYNSSSDHGLELFEFLQDDSPEIWARRMGHDHFLVMARPAWDFTQPLHNDPPLWGTSFLELPEFYNVTALTLESRAWPWQEHAVPYPTSFHPPNLGLLESWVQRVRRSKRSNLAMFAGGGGSSTGGPNVRRSIRMECEYATANATGVDGYESLCEFVDCSNGVCEHDPLRFMRPMLKSSFCLQPPGDTPTRRSTFDGIVAGCIPVFFEDLSAKAQYGWHLSENEFESFSVFIPKEDVVFKGLKILDVLKQIPRARVRRMREKVLELIPRVVYRKHNSSPGLRMKKDAFDITVDGTLEKIQSRLQELSLIHSQPLIL; via the coding sequence ATGGCATCCTCCACATACAGGATTCAAACTATATTGGTGTGCTTGGTCATCTGCTTGAATGATGCAGTTGCAGATGTAGAACCCAACTCTGAAGGAGAAAAAAGGTGCGACAAGAGATGGATACACATAAGGAAGATACCACCAAGATTCAACTTAGATCTACTGTCAAAATGCTCCGAATACCCGCTGTTTGACGACTTCTGCCCGTACCTTGCGAACCATGGCCTGGGTCAGAAGACGCACAACCACTCAAACAGTTGGTACCGCACCGACCCGTCCACTTTGGAACTCATATTCCACCGCCGCATGCTAGAATACCCATGCCTCACCCATGACCCCTCTCTTGCCGACGCCATCTTCCTTCCGTACTACGCCTCCCTAGACGCTCTCCGCTACCTTTACGGTCCAGACTACAATTCAAGCTCTGATCACGGCCTCGAACTCTTCGAATTCCTCCAGGATGACTCCCCTGAGATCTGGGCCCGCAGAATGGGCCACGATCACTTCCTTGTTATGGCTCGCCCCGCTTGGGACTTCACGCAGCCCTTACATAATGACCCGCCTCTCTGGGGAACCTCCTTTCTTGAGCTTCCCGAGTTCTACAACGTCACCGCTCTCACGCTCGAATCTCGCGCGTGGCCCTGGCAGGAGCACGCTGTTCCTTACCCAACGTCATTTCATCCTCCGAATCTGGGTTTGTTAGAGTCCTGGGTGCAGCGCGTGCGTCGCTCCAAGCGTTCTAATCTGGCCATGTTTGCGGGCGGTGGTGGATCCTCCACGGGTGGTCCCAATGTCCGTCGGAGTATCAGGATGGAGTGCGAGTACGCGACGGCGAATGCCACCGGTGTTGACGGGTACGAGAGTCTGTGCGAATTCGTGGATTGCTCGAACGGTGTTTGTGAGCATGACCCTTTGAGGTTCATGAGGCCAATGTTGAAGTCGAGCTTCTGCTTGCAGCCGCCAGGGGACACACCGACGCGGAGGTCAACGTTCGATGGGATCGTGGCGGGTTGCATACCAGTGTTCTTTGAAGATCTATCAGCAAAGGCGCAATACGGGTGGCACTTATCAGAGAACGAATTTGAGAGTTTCTCAGTATTTATTCCAAAGGAGGATGTAGTGTTTAAGGGTTTGAAGATCTTGGATGTTTTGAAGCAGATACCCAGGGCTAGGGTTCGGCGAATGAGGGAGAAGGTTCTTGAATTGATTCCCAGAGTTGTTTATCGCAAGCATAACAGTTCTCCAGGTTTAAGGATGAAGAAGGATGCTTTTGATATTACTGTTGATGGTACTTTGGAAAAGATTCAATCCCGTCTTCAGGAACTTAGCTTGATTCATTCACAACCTCTCATTCTGTAA